The stretch of DNA CAGAGTTCTATGAGTAACGATACGAACGTTGACGACCCTCCCGAAGACGCGCCGGCTGGTCCCGACCAGGACCACCACGAGCGTCAGGGAGAACGGTCGCCGCGCGAGGGCGACGGCGATCGTCGTACCGACGTCGACGATCCAACCGACGGGTTCGAGCCGGCGTCCGACGAGGACGACGAGATCGAGACCGTCGAAGACCTCGGCAGCACGGTCGAGGTCGATCCCGGCGTCGAGGTCGACGAGGAGATCGCCGAGGACGACCTCTTGGGCGGTCTCAAGATCGACTCGACGGAGGACATCGAAGTCCCCGATCGACTCGTCGATCAGGTCATTGGTCAGGACGAGGCACGAGACATCATCATCAAGGCGGCGAAACAGCGCCGACACGTCATGATGATCGGCTCGCCGGGGACCGGCAAGTCGATGCTGGCGAAGGCGATGAGCCAACTGCTGCCGAAAGAGGACCTCCAGGATGTCTTAGTCTATCACAACCCCGACGACGGGAACGAGCCGAAGGTCCGGACCGTCCCCGCCGGGAAGGGCGAACAGATCATCGACGCCCACAAGGAGGAAGCCCGCAAGCGCAACCAGATGCGCTCGATCCTCATGTGGATCATCATCGCGGTGGTCATCGGGTATGCGATCCTCAGTTCGGCCAGCCCGCTGCTTGGCATCCTCGCAGCAGGGATCATCTGGCTGATCTTCCGGTACACCTCACGGGGAACCGACGCGATGGTCCCCAACATGATCGTCAACAACGGCGATCAGCGCGTCGCTCCCTTCGAGGACGCGACCGGTGCCCACGCCGGTGCGCTGCTGGGCGACGTCCGCCACGACCCCTTCCAGTCCGGCGGCATGGAGACCCCGAGCCACGACCGCGTCGAACCCGGCGCGATCCACAAATCGAACAAGGGCGTGCTGTTCGTCGACGAGATCAACACGCTCGACATCCGTACCCAGCAGAAGCTGATGACGGCCATCCAGGAAGGCGAGTTCGCCATCACGGGCCAGTCCGAGCGCTCCTCGGGTGCGATGGTCCAGACCGAACCCGTCCCCTGTGACTTCATCATGGTCGCTGCAGGGAACCTCGACGCGATGGAGAACATGCACCCCGCGCTCCGCAACCGGATCAAAGGGTACGGCTACGAGGTCTACATGGACGACACCATCGAAGACACCCCCGAGATGCGGCGCAAGTACGCCCGCTTCATCGCGCAGGAGGTCGAACGCGACGGTCGTCTGCCTCACTTCACCGACGACGCCGTCGAGGAACTCATCCTCGAGGCCAAGCGTCGCTCGGGCCGGAAGAACCACCTGACGCTACACTTCCGCAGCCTCGGTGGACTGGTCCGCGTCGCCGGCGACATCGCCCGCGCCGAGGACCGCGAGCACACGACCCGCGAGGACGTCCTGCAGGCCAAACAGCGCTCCCGGTCGATCGAGCAACAGCTCGCCGACGACTACATCGAGCGCCGCAAGGACTACGAACTGCAGGT from Natrinema sp. HArc-T2 encodes:
- the lonB gene encoding ATP-dependent protease LonB, coding for MSNDTNVDDPPEDAPAGPDQDHHERQGERSPREGDGDRRTDVDDPTDGFEPASDEDDEIETVEDLGSTVEVDPGVEVDEEIAEDDLLGGLKIDSTEDIEVPDRLVDQVIGQDEARDIIIKAAKQRRHVMMIGSPGTGKSMLAKAMSQLLPKEDLQDVLVYHNPDDGNEPKVRTVPAGKGEQIIDAHKEEARKRNQMRSILMWIIIAVVIGYAILSSASPLLGILAAGIIWLIFRYTSRGTDAMVPNMIVNNGDQRVAPFEDATGAHAGALLGDVRHDPFQSGGMETPSHDRVEPGAIHKSNKGVLFVDEINTLDIRTQQKLMTAIQEGEFAITGQSERSSGAMVQTEPVPCDFIMVAAGNLDAMENMHPALRNRIKGYGYEVYMDDTIEDTPEMRRKYARFIAQEVERDGRLPHFTDDAVEELILEAKRRSGRKNHLTLHFRSLGGLVRVAGDIARAEDREHTTREDVLQAKQRSRSIEQQLADDYIERRKDYELQVTEDGVEGRVNGLAVMGEDSGIMLPVMAEIAPAQGGGQVIATGKLQEMAEESVQNVSAIIKKFSDVDLSEKDIHIQFVQAGQQGVDGDSASITVATAVISALENIPVDQSIAMTGSLSVRGDVLPVGGVTHKIEAAAKAGCDTVIIPKANEQDVMIEDEYEEMVDIIPCSNISEVLDVALMGEPKKDSLVDRLKSITDAAFDQGAVGSASGSNPSPQ